A region of the Desulfurispira natronophila genome:
CTGATATCCAGGGTGTTGCGGGTGGCATTTTCAAAGGTCCGGATACCTCGCTCACAGAGAATGACTTCTCGGTTGCCTTCGGAAAGAATGTATTCGGCACTCATAAGAAACTCTTCAATAGTGGTGCTCATGCCTCGCTTGAGCAATACTGGTTTGCGGGTTTCGCCAATAAGTTTGAGCAGGGAAAAGTTTTGAATATTGCGGGCGCCAATTTGCAGCACATCGGCGTAACGCTCCACCAGTTCGAGATCCCGTGGGTTCATGACTTCCGTAACGATGGGCAGTCCTACTTCATCCCCGGCGCTGCGCAACCACTTGAGACCATCCTCGCCCATTCCCTGAAACGAGTAGGGGCTGGTGCGAGGCTTGAAGGCGCCACCACGGAGTGCTCTGGCACCGGCGGATTTTACGGCGACGGCTGCCTCCAGTACTTGCTCCGGTGACTCTACACTGCAGGGGCCAGCAATGACCGAGGCGTGTCCACCGCCAAAGCGAGCGGGACCCACCGCAACTACCGTGGGGTCGGTTTTGGTCTCCAGGCTGGCAAGTTTGTAAGGCTTCTGGATGGGCACTACACTGTCTACAAATGGCATGTTCTGCAGGTCAAAGATGCTCTCCCGGTTGCCTCCTACACCCACGGCACCCACAATGGTTCGCTCTTCACCTACAATAACGTGGGGGCGGAAGCCAAAGGTAACTACCCGCTCACATAACAGTTCCCGGTCAGATTCTGTGGC
Encoded here:
- the aroF gene encoding 3-deoxy-7-phosphoheptulonate synthase is translated as MVIVLKATATESDRELLCERVVTFGFRPHVIVGEERTIVGAVGVGGNRESIFDLQNMPFVDSVVPIQKPYKLASLETKTDPTVVAVGPARFGGGHASVIAGPCSVESPEQVLEAAVAVKSAGARALRGGAFKPRTSPYSFQGMGEDGLKWLRSAGDEVGLPIVTEVMNPRDLELVERYADVLQIGARNIQNFSLLKLIGETRKPVLLKRGMSTTIEEFLMSAEYILSEGNREVILCERGIRTFENATRNTLDISAIPVLHQRTHLPIIVDPSHATGFASLVPSLSMAAMAAGADGLMIEVHPNPDMALCDGPQSLNPQQFANLMKRLEVLRETLATD